In Maniola jurtina chromosome 19, ilManJurt1.1, whole genome shotgun sequence, the genomic stretch ATCTTTTTGTCCACTTACTTCATAAGATCGTCTCGTATGAAAGCTGGAATCCTCGGTCGAAATTCATCCTGGGTAGACGGGATGTCTTCACCTTCATTGCAGAACATAACGTAATCCATCAAGTAACGTATGTGGTTTATCTGCAtaagtaaacaaaaatattatgattaatcCACTGTTACAGAACAGGGTTAGTTATATGAAGAGGCGCATAGCGATTTCACGTTCCGGGTCGATGCCTCGGAATCCAATCTTAGGGTTTAAGAAAAACTTTAATAATCCTTTCCAGATTAGCTCGCTTATattaagactgcatcatcacttgctagcaggacagatcgcagtcaagtgctaacttatcatcaaataaaaaagttgaaagTCCTCAGGGCTGCCCAGCCCACACAGCACGTTCACGTAGCGCGACTTGTCGTCGGCTCACGAAGCTGAGGTGCCGTAAGCATGCACGGTACGTACAAGACCGATGTCGCTGACGGAGAGGTCCGCGTCGATGTTGACGAGCAGGTCGTGTTCCGGGAATCGTGGCGCGCCGCTCTCGGAGCTGCCCAGCCCGCACAGCACGCTCACGTAGCGCGACTTGTCATCGGCCCGACGAAGCTCCGCCCTAAAGTATGAAACCATCACTTTAAGATATCCGAAAACTGAAGCCCTTCTTAAAATCAAGACATTtttaactaaaatttaaaaaaataaaacaaaacactttgatgttttactcaaaaataatcaaaaaattataagtcTTAATTATAAATTTAAGTCGCCCCCGACATGACGAAATGTCTTCACTTCATCGTCAAAATTATCTGATTCTTTTTTCATACGCAAAAATAATTGTTCATGTATTCCTCCAGGTTTTAAGAAAAACGACGGTAGTTAGTTGTTTTGCCTTTTTCTTGTTTGCGCTAGTAGCGCCATCTAGATTATTGCATGCGGCAAGACGATAACTATGTGTCATGTCTCACGTCTCACACGGAAAATCAATTGGAATACTTTTCaagataacaataaaaaaacctaCAATAGGCAGCATAACTctaactattattataactataaaATCTATCTTAAATAATGAAGTATACTTTAGTGAGGACACAATCCCAGCCTGTGTCTGTTCCTCATCCTTACACTCAAGACTCAAGTATTTACTACTACTTACTCTGGGCAGAACAGGAGGGAAATGATAGCTGGTAAGCCTCTGATGTTCGGAAGAAGGGTGGTGTGACGCAGGGTCAGTCTGCTGCTCAATTCGTTCTGACCCACATCTGCCGCTACCAACAACCTGCGTAAGATAAAGTGCATTACTATTTACTACTATATAATGACCGCGACTTCATGCgcgtgattatatttttaaaaatcccgcgatcaccatggatttttacggtaaaaaaatagcctatgtgtaaGACCAAGATAGATTATCtgtattccaaatttcagccaaatccatccagtagttttgaCGTGAAAGAGCAACTAACATATATActcacacaacacacacacgcacacacacacacacacacacacaacacgcacccacgcacgcacgcacgcacgcacgcacgcgcgcacgcacgcacgcacgcacgcacgcacgcacgcacgcacgcacgcacgcacgcacgcacgcacgcacgcacgcacgcacgcacgcacgcacacacacacacacacacacacacacacacacacacacacacgcggcGGCTAACCTCCTACCTAGCCGGATGTGTGTCCCAGGTATACACATATTCTACACATATTCGTCTACGATTTCAAGTGCAAAACTCCCAACGATCACTGGGTTGGGTGGGGTGAGATATGACATGACATGGTTTTGTAGAACCAGATAAGATGAGAAGCTTAAATAGTTTAGGgactttttttataatataattagcgagcaaacaagcaggtAGGTCACCTGATGAACATTTGTAGCAtcagaggaaccaccaatgcaTTGCCAGCCTTCCAGGAATTTGtcggtccgccccttgaataaccctatgttATAATCTAGTGGAAACACCGCCCAATATTACCTTTCGTACACCTCTTGAGGTTCTGTGTCCAAAAGAACCGAATTGACAGAGCTCCATTCTATGCTAACCATTTTTTCACGGCTCGCGTACATCAGGTTATGTACCGATGCCTCCAACGGGCTAGAAAAAACAATATCAAATACAGTACAAttgccaaaaaataaaatattagataatatgataaatcctaaaaaaaaactagtaaattTCACCGACTTTAAATTGACTAAAACTTAACTATGGTACATAAATTTTGGGAAAGTACTCGTACATTGaatatttgctctatgtgtcaactgccatgtcaaaagtacgattttaacagagctctctccgtcactcgtttcatacaattgtagttccaatttcatttgaatattaagcaaccaaagtccatgaaattttgcagacatattctagaaactaatatctgtgtctgtggtgttttagatttttctaaaaatattaagttttaaaattacaggggctcaaagatttgtatgaaaatttttaagaccgcgtaactttcaaaccgaatattttaacagaaatctggaaaaccatagacatagatattggtttctagaatatatctgcaaaatttcatggactttagttgcttaatattcaaatgaaattggaactacgattgtatgaaacgagtgacggagagagtccttactaagggcgattacgcactgcatccgatccgaatccgtgaaaatacgttccgaacttgtcatagaactatttgtatggtagcttacgcactagcttctgacttccgtcatccgagttctcgccgtcatccgtgagaatatctcggatgtgcctcggattcaaatcggacatatgacGTATGTCAAAGATGTCAACTGAATAGCTTGAATTTGAaacagagatcggattagtgcgtaagcaatagcagagttcggtccgagttttttatatccgtattttcatattcacatttcacattaaaaaaatcacagAACATGTGCTTAAGCATTTGGGATGCTCTACAATCATACGAACTTGTGTGATGTTCTTTGGTGCCCGttatctacctattattatctacCTGAATAGGGTTATATTGTCACCACTAACCTGTCTGGTCCATTAAGGCACGCGTCAGAGATGCACTCCCTGTAGTTAGGAGGTTCAATCTCGTGCAGATGATTGAACGCCAACTCAACTTGCTCCTTGTTCAACGCACGCTTTTGAGCCAAATTGAGTTCTGTGGCCGTTTGCCTAATGTCGTGATTTAACTGGTGACAAAATgatttcaaaatcatttttaatggtcaaccattaaaaaaaacttttattttttcaaaacataCCACGCCATTTTCGCCATTTTTCACGCCACATTTTTTCCAAGAATGCCTATGCATTCTtggaaaaaattacaataataccGATCGCATCCAGAAAACCATCGAATTATAGCAGAATAACCTTGAGGTGGTAGGAAGGTCTTGCATATTACAGTACATTTTTGGCCAACGCAAACGTAGTAGGCAAAAGCGGCAGAATAGATCACTTCGTATTGCTAGAAAAATCAATGTAATAAAAAAcgtatataaaatataccttaGAATCGTAACTTTCTTCGCAGGGGACTGCAAATCCTTTTTCCAAAAGTACCTTGTTCACGTTAGTCTTTCCTCCTTCGGCCAACAGTTCAATGGATGTTACTCCGTGAGCCACCGAATAAATCTAGAAATTAACTTTAGTATTAGTCTGGACTCTTTTAACCCTGATCGGCAGCACTGGCATATAGCGCGCTACAAGCCAACGCCgacctttttttaaaaaaaaaaaaatgaccaggtgggtcacctggtgttaagtgattaccgccgcccatgaacatttgcagcaccagaggtaccctAGAATAACCTCATGACCTCTCAGCGTGTATGCGCAGTGCTTAGCCAGGGATCAACCAATACTCTAATCAATTTCATTGGCACTCCGTAGTAGGAACGTCATCAAAATAGAATACTTCCAGTTCTATTTTACCAGTGATTGGAAATTCGTCTGCTAATGATGCATATTTGGGTGCAAATGGTCGGCCATAACACGGGAGCAGGACCTTTGGGAGCGCCGCGAGCGACATAGTTTAAAGTAGGTGCCTGGGTTTTGGGGAACCAGGGAACACAAACATTGGCCGGCTTCTTGGTTCCCCAGGGACTATGGCACCCTATATGTTTgtaattatcatattttatctGTGAACTTTTGGCtgaataaagaatatttattattattattacaaaatatgctCTTTAGTGGCGTCGCGGCGTTTGGCGTCCCCTAAGACCCTACGCCTACTCTTCCGGAAGCTCCCTCAGACTATGGACTTCCCATGCGACCCATGCTTCTATAGTCTATGTAGAAAGAAGGTGATCAAAGACGAAAAATCTCTCACCTTGCCCAGAAGCCCTCCTTTGGAGACCAGCTCAGTAAACAGTCTCTCAGCATTAGGGGACCACTGTGCATGGGCATGCAGTAAAGGAGCAGGCGCGATGCTGCTCAGCACGCACTGCATGGCTAGTGGTGGAATATCACGGCACTCTTCCGGAAGCTCCTTCAGACCGGAGGTTCCCACGCGACCCATGCTTCCATAGTCAATATAGAACACCTGTAAACAttctctcatcatcatcattaacgcATCGCCGGCCAACTACTAAACACTGTCTCTTTTTAGAATGGCCATACGGGCCAAGCGCGGATTGGCCAGTGTggcgattttttatttaatttatttgtaccaaTTACCAAACAATGTCCCCCAAGAGGACCCCATGGTCCTCTTGGGGGACATTGTTTCGTAATTGGTTCAAAATTCATTTCTTTATAGTCAGTGGTTCAGTGTGTGGATCGCAAACTTTCGTGTAACAAATTTCAACTTTTAGTCCAATAGATTTGGAGCAAATTGGctatgacagacggacagacagacacacgaatGTTCCTATAAGGTTTCGTTGTTTCATTCgggcgtacggaaccctaaaaaagatatGAAGTGGATAGGGAAACACTTAGCTCAATAAGATATCTATCTCTACctgtgacccttggcagtggaAGAGATTGTATATGAAGAACAATTGAGTACATTAGAGATAGAGTGTAGGCCTtatgatttgtatgacattttGGCACTGTTACAAATGTTTGCTCCAATGTTAGTACCATACGAGCTTACCTCAACCATTTCCTTGGGGAGCAGGCGCGTGACCCTCGCGCGGAACAGCAAGGTACCATTGGCGTCGCTGTACGGAGCCGCGACCAGCGTGTCCACGGCCACGGAGTGCGTGAACGCGAGCAAAGGCTTGCGGTTCAGCGTAAATTGTATCATTTGCAGTTCAGAGGCTGTCGACTGGTCAGCGTATTGCACCCAGAAGCGACCGACATTAATGAGCTGTAAGAATTTCATGTATGTGATCAAGGCTGATTCTAATTAACATTTTGTACGTCTTTATTAATAACTGGATGATGctagcgacttcgtccacatggatttaggtttttaagaatcccattggaactctttgattttccaggatcaaaagtagcctgttccttccccgggatgcaagctatctctatacctttCGTTAAGATTGGttgaatggatgggccgtgaaaggctagcagacagacagatagtgcgaaagacagacatacacacttcttccttctgggctggtttccgcacttaaggACGCCTTTGCAAAATGagtaggtatcaaaattgcactactagATAAGaacactgcccacacgcacatAGCTGACTTTAATTGTGTGGAAGAGGTGAcggaaaatcgttcttatagtatcaaaccggccatcagtataaaccggccaagttcgagtcagactcgcgcactgagggttccgtactcaggtattttttccaacattttgcacgataaatcagaaactatacataaaaataaataaaaatctgttttagaatgtatacgtaaagccctttcatatgataccccacttggtatataaaacctacctacctgccgaatttcatgattctaggtcaacgggaagtaccctataggtttcttgacagacagacagacaacaaagtgatcctataagggttccgtttttccttttgaggtacggaaccctaaaaataatgattttaacaATAACTTCCCTCCACttctggagataaaggaccaatctatcTTTAGCagtctgtagttccaatttatttagtatattttagccacaaagaGTACCGAAAATCTGTGCAAGTGTGTAAATACGTCCTTAAACGTTTACGTCTGTTGTGCGTagagacagacaaactttcgaatttataatattattagaatggGTTTTTCAAAAGAGATTATTTGTTTTCACTGTGTGATTATGAAGtgatttttgatattatttcaaCGTAGGCAAAGCCGATAATGGTTTGGCAGTGAAAAATGCTCTTAAAAACGCCGCACCTTGCCAGATTTGCGAGGGCATTTATTGTTTCCAAACAACTTACCTGTGAAATTTGCAAAGGGAAGTGCGTATCATCGATCTCGGGTAGGCGCGGCACCATTTTGCTAACTTCCGTATTATGTTTCCTCAATTCTGCTATCGCTTCGGCCAGCGCGGTTGCTTTTTCAATTCTACACAAACACTTATTATTTAGCTTTTATTCCACGAGAAAATTTCAAAGCTAAGATTGTGTCCGACCCATATTCGACAAAATTCAGATCTAAAAAACTTTGATTGAATCCGGATGTGGACACTACACTGTTTCCGTTTGGACGGATGTTGCTTGCGTATTCGTGAGATTGGCCATTCAGCATGACGGTTCGAATTCGGATCGGACGCAGTGCGCAAGCGTTTTCACAAGTAATATTCTGATTAATTCGGTCCGTGAACTCCGAATTGGAGATATTCTCGGCTTTGGGAAACGAAATTCGGATCTAGTGGGCAAACCAACATACAAATAGTAATACTGCTTCTTTTGGATTGAGAATTCTTGGATTCAGATCGGATGTAGTGCGTAAAAAGCGCGTAAAGAGCCATGTACGTTTTTTGTAAtaggttttttatttagaaataccAACATGAGAAGAGTATACTTACGGCAGCAATGGAATTCTTATATCCATCTTTAAGTGTCTCGCCTTGATTGCTTTGTACACTGGGAGAACTACTTGACCCGGGATAGTTGGGTCctaaaaacaaaagtttttttaataatactaCCAGCTAATATCCTTGAATGATAAAATTGTTGACTGTTGTACTTACACCACCCTTTTGACCACTTCTTAGGTCCTGATTTTCTTGGAAAGTCAAGTACACTTTTCtgaaacaaaaatgaaaaatttaaaactgtttaTGAATTTTATAGAAACCAAAGTTTTGTGAAACTTATATATCAGTCGAAGCCACAATCTATCAtcgattaaaaaactaaaaaaaccggccaagtgcaagtcagcatcgcgcactgagggttctgtacttactcaggtattttttccaacattttgcacgataaatcaaaaactattatacataacaataaataaaaatctgttttaggatgtacaggtaaaaccctttcatatgattggtatagttatcttattttgaaaattgaaacacattttttttttaaatgatgtaactacaaattcgcggttttcagatttcctgtacttgtgctataagacctacctacctaccaaatttcatgattctagatcaacaggaagtaggtaccctataggtttcttgacagatacgacggacagacgcacggacagacagacagacaacaaagtgatcctataagggttccttttttccttttgaggtacagaaccctaaaaaatatcaAACTATTCGAGTATTGAGTGAAAGCCACATACTAAGTACTAAACCAACTGCAGGCATTAGCCAAGTAtgtacatttattattatcaagtaaGATCGTAGAAAAATCTATGACCTGATGTTCGAAAAAGAAAGAATAATGGTCAAAATGGTCCTCATTACTCCAGgaaaaattcatggttttcagattttttcctttacttttgctatgcACAACATGACATGACAGAcccgacagacgaacagacagagggacaagaaagtgatcctataagggttccgttatttccttttgaggtacggaaccctaaaaacaaaaaaaaaagaagtctCACCGGCCGTTCTTGTCGAACGTCACTCTGGGCTCGTCCCCTATTTGCTTCTTCACTATATTCTTGATGGCTGTGGCATACACTTCCCCCGGCTGACCGTCGGGGAAGCCCCTCAGGTACACAGAGGTACGAGGGTCGAGGCCCCCCAGGAGCTTTACCGCGTCTCTCTCGCGAGCCTCGTCTGTTGATACTTGCACGAAGTATTGAGGGTAGAAAGCCCCTGCCAGTATGACCTAGGGGCAAAACAGGATGGTTTTTTAGAAATTAGAAATCTTTATTAGCGAAACCACATTACATTGGAACCCTGACTCCTAAATTAGGAAAGCCTGTATCTAAGGGCCAGTGCTTTCCCCaacattaatatttttgttaaatatattactagctgatgcccgcgacttcatttgcgtggataaagggtatttttttaaatcccgtgggaactcattgattttccgagataaaaagtagcctatgtgttaatccagggaataatttatctccattcccatccaaatccgttcagccgtttttgcgtgattgagtaacaaacatccaaacatccacacttccacatttataatagATTAGGATTATTGTCAGACTTCTTGTCAAGAGCActttaacaaataaaaacaaattagtaatgattttagctttacaataataacttcttattttctaataaaaatcACTCATCTTTCCAAAAATTCTGATACACTACGAGAATTATGATTTTTAGCTTACCTTTAGTATCACAGGCTGTTCATGTTTGTTCCAAGGTGAAATACGGGTTTTAGGATCGATGCCTTCCCTTGAAAGACGCATCCGTAATTCTTTGACCATATCGTCGAGTTCTCTGAGAGATCGAATCTGTACGTAGAAACGTCTTGCCCAATTGGCCTCGCTATTGCCTGGCTGCTTGAAATACTTTTGCTGACGTAAATGGGTCCACACCTACGAATTTTTTTAAGACATTAACTTAATAAAACCTGTAGTGTAGAAAAAACCCCTTGGCATTTATAGAACGCCCGGGACTTAGACGTAAATTTAATTCTTTGAAAAATATTGCAGAAACAtctgtttttccgggataaacataTTGTTCtaatttagttaattaattcaaacataaataatatgtatatatttttattgtaactaTCCACCATAAAATTATAtgtgaattatattattatggcaCTATATGTGAATGTTGTATACACTTGTTATTTtgatagatatatatatatcagCATGTGAGAATATGTAAGtttgtcttcttcttcttggtAATAGATGACTGTCCAGGGCTCTTCTAGACCCTGCATCACGTTGACCGATCTATTGTGAACGCCcccattttacagttcctttcCACTACTGATTGCCACCAGGAACAGCAGCAGCTTTTTGACTGAGATATTTAATGTTGTAAGTGTgcttctttaaataaataaatccaggGTATAAGCTAAGTTTGTTAgccttgaaaaggtaacagattggtagataaatagatagatacactttcgcacttacaatacatattagtatggatgcatTCAAAGTAgcgataaaattaattaccttGTAAACGTTCAGTATAGCAATGCAGTCACTGGTGGATCCATCGGCCCAAGTCAGTTTGGAGTTGTAAGCGTTCAGGCGTTCTCGGAAGGGACTACTGAACACATTTTTCACGGACATACCAGCAGCTgtacaaattaaatataattaagcaCCAATCAGGCTTCGCTTGGGGTTGTTTTGAAGATATTTCACCAAATACTAAGTTAACAAAATAGTGGATTCTCTACATAAGATCATTACATAGAGTAGACATATTAGAAAATTAACTCCACGCCGTGCTGAGTTGTTTGTGCTAATTTCAGAAATATAGCTATGATGCTATAAATATAATCTAAATAATGCTAACTGTATATAATCTCTaacttaactaaattaaaaggtCTGAAGCTGAACATAACATCTGtgcaaaaaaattgaattgattacttgtgcatctgtctgtctggGCCAATTTGCTCAGAATATACTGGACTGATTAAGTTTGCACACACATGAATTTCTGAGACTCAAAAACGGACGAGTAAGTAAAAGtaatgtggtctaagatgggacgcgtttacctagaaggtgcctattcactcttgttttaaagatacccggattgtaattggtaggaaacacagatcgcggaagagtattccaaattttaattttaaattgaatagtTTTACCCTTTACCTGAAACTAGAAATAATAGCTCTTTACTTATGGATCAGGTATGAGCAAAGTTATAAGAAGTCCTAAAACCTTGCCTTATTATAACATGGTAACAATTTTTTGCTTACAGACTTCATTGCACTTTCTCCaatctttcaagtttcaactcgCGCTTGCCCGGTTTATTACAATGTATCTCGCGGAAAAGCGGAAACGGATAGCACTGATAACAAATTCTCACCCATTATAATACTCTCCTCCAAGCATCCAAATATGTGGCCCAGCATAATAAGCTTGGAGATTTTCACATCGAGCGGAAGCTTGGCCATTACACGACCCAAGTACGTGATATCGCCGTCTGATTCACTCCATTCGCCATAGAGCGTCTTTTTTAATGCTCCCGCcttgcaaaaaaaaagtttttttaaaaatattaattatatttgtattttatattaaaacctACTATTAATTACACAAAACATgtaaaaacaatatttgaaaatatacaGGTGACTTataatagggtcttggactgtagtaataaagtgatgtgatgttttgtatagcagtAGTTTATGGGGTTCaaattcatttctaattttCAATTCATTCCCACAGCAATTActcaatttttatataaaaatataagaactcTTACTGGCCAGTGAACCAGTCGCCTAAGAGGCATCAAACGGTGCTATTTTTATTAGAAACCCTCACTAAACCCAGTCAGCCATGGGGTGAAAATATTTGGTTCAAAGTTTGataatttggaaattattttgaaaattttcggCTTCTATCGAAGTTATACACGAAAAGAAATAAGATAATAAGCCagtttaaaatgttaaatacaTATTGTGACTATTTCATAtcagaaccagtggtaaattattttgacgattcaaaagcacttgtaaaagtttgtttgaataaacatgtattctattctatttagtAATTACCTCCTTCAACACAAGTATGGTGCGATGTATGTTGGATATGTCCGGGGGGTCCATGGCTAGCGCCAGGATCTCGCTGGGCTGGCCCATGTCCAGCATTTTGGCAATAAGTACCAAACGCTCTAGAGGACATCGGATAATTTCTGGAGTGCATTCTTGCTGCAGATCTTTCTGTAACAATCATTTAGAACTATATAATGCCCACGAATTCGTCTGCATAAGTTTCGGTTTTTACAGGTTTCttcttaaaaaattactttattttccaggataaaagtagtctatattcgtctccaggatgcaaggtatctctgtaccaaatagactttggtatggatttaagtttattaaatCTTGTCGAAatgctttgattttctggaacaaaaataaaagtccttcctcgggatgcaagccgactctgtacttttcgtcaaaatcaaacggatgggccgtgataaCCTTTTCAGAAGCAGATTTTCAAACAATAGATTTTCAAAGAACTGTGAAAATAGAGAAGAAAAAACACTAACTTTCAGTTCTTTGAAAgctagtgtacctacctaaattctTATAATGGATATCATGTTCTTATTTCACCACGATGACCGCTCAGCCTTGGTTGTAGTAGTGAGTTTAACGCATTACGTAGTAGTTACGTGGTAGTAATGAGTTCAACGCGTAACCTAAACCGTGTTGTGGTCAAAACTGGGCGCCATGCATActataacaaataacaatgtgtacgtgtgcactcacacaaacGTAGCCAAGcggtcttcgtgaaatagaacatctgTGCATATAAACAAACTCACATATGCCTTCTCAGTGATGAGTCTAAATACTCTGCCGTCGCGCACTCGGCCCGCGCGTCCCGCCCGTTGCTCGCAGTTGGTTTTAGAC encodes the following:
- the LOC123874904 gene encoding probable ATP-dependent RNA helicase spindle-E, which codes for MDDIRAFFNNPDAPSVRVRKLRGPLTGGQRITNDDPINALDRRQEHRQSVLVSGTDYAHEIKARETAIYLRNDRERPNYECFESGRLNSGCLDSLEHLTTWGSSAQNIQNEEKLTEEAMNEVYSRYSFQMKEDTKNLAINAYRDEILNRIKAFPVVIIEGPTGCGKTTQVPQWILDDAYNSRKPCKIVVTQPRKIAAISIARRVAQERGWDVGGLVGYQIGLENKTSSDTRIHYVTTGVLLQKLVSAKNMNEYTHIILDEVHERGQEMDFLMLVVKKFLYTVSPLVRVILMSATFNCETFADYFLIPMADTRQQASFLRITVNEPTFTVKTFYLDALKQFGQMIDKVIPKANEAAILPEMHHLVINLIDAFEKIDKKEEYEVRSEADLPSVLIFLPGIYEIEELYACLMDTNLRKKVAGAQCADYDWWVLPLHSTITADEQVRVFKRAPPGHRKIILATNIAESSITVPDIKYVIDYCLMKILVADQNTNFTSLQLTWASKTNCEQRAGRAGRVRDGRVFRLITEKAYKDLQQECTPEIIRCPLERLVLIAKMLDMGQPSEILALAMDPPDISNIHRTILVLKEAGALKKTLYGEWSESDGDITYLGRVMAKLPLDVKISKLIMLGHIFGCLEESIIMAAGMSVKNVFSSPFRERLNAYNSKLTWADGSTSDCIAILNVYKVWTHLRQQKYFKQPGNSEANWARRFYVQIRSLRELDDMVKELRMRLSREGIDPKTRISPWNKHEQPVILKVILAGAFYPQYFVQVSTDEARERDAVKLLGGLDPRTSVYLRGFPDGQPGEVYATAIKNIVKKQIGDEPRVTFDKNGRKVYLTFQENQDLRSGQKGGDPTIPGQVVLPVYKAIKARHLKMDIRIPLLPIEKATALAEAIAELRKHNTEVSKMVPRLPEIDDTHFPLQISQLINVGRFWVQYADQSTASELQMIQFTLNRKPLLAFTHSVAVDTLVAAPYSDANGTLLFRARVTRLLPKEMVEVFYIDYGSMGRVGTSGLKELPEECRDIPPLAMQCVLSSIAPAPLLHAHAQWSPNAERLFTELVSKGGLLGKIYSVAHGVTSIELLAEGGKTNVNKVLLEKGFAVPCEESYDSKLNHDIRQTATELNLAQKRALNKEQVELAFNHLHEIEPPNYRECISDACLNGPDSPLEASVHNLMYASREKMVSIEWSSVNSVLLDTEPQEVYERLLVAADVGQNELSSRLTLRHTTLLPNIRGLPAIISLLFCPEAELRRADDKSRYVSVLCGLGSSESGAPRFPEHDLLVNIDADLSVSDIGLINHIRYLMDYVMFCNEGEDIPSTQDEFRPRIPAFIRDDLMKLLQKRRKRREPQCVVNAWEWKSIPEDDLLEINIPDMLQKAVVYPPHTPIEIDELPREVLLAMMKENEELKMQVARTAITSSQLVCKLCATPPMPVHAMRIHLCSNAHLDKEEDFRHLEL